One segment of Pseudobacteriovorax antillogorgiicola DNA contains the following:
- a CDS encoding integrase core domain-containing protein — LKYHRYFKAWYESPEDASECLQKFFGWYNTEHRHINLGLMTPETVHQGKDKSVAKKRAAVLKQAFEAYPERFPKSGPRLPVPADSVGINVPVVRKSIPVLG; from the coding sequence CACTCAAATACCATCGCTACTTCAAAGCTTGGTATGAGAGCCCAGAAGATGCTAGTGAATGCTTGCAAAAGTTTTTTGGTTGGTACAACACTGAGCATCGACACATAAATCTTGGCTTGATGACGCCTGAAACTGTTCATCAAGGTAAAGATAAGTCTGTAGCTAAGAAGAGAGCTGCGGTTCTCAAGCAAGCTTTTGAAGCCTATCCAGAAAGGTTTCCAAAGTCCGGACCTAGACTGCCAGTACCCGCTGATTCTGTGGGTATAAATGTACCGGTGGTAAGGAAGTCTATACCCGTTTTGGGGTGA